The sequence TCTTCAAGTATCGCGTCAATAACATGTTGATGGTCGTTCCTGAAGTCAATTTGGGCGTTGGTATCATGACAAGAGAAACGGAAAGTGGACGTCACTGGTTCCTTGGTGATTACAAAGTCAGTGAAAACCGCGCGTTTATCAACGTCAACGTCCCGCTTATGGCTCGATTCACTCCGATTAAGTATTTGTATCTCGAAGCCGGTGCTCGTCTGAACTTCAATTTCACGACTGTTCATACACAAGATATTACCGACAAGGATGGCAATCCTTATGAGGTTTGCTTCGCTGGAGAATGCAAGAAAATGTCTGATGAATTGGAAGAATGGAAGGTTAGCTCGTTTATTCCGTCTGCAGTTGCAGGTATAGGTGCCTCGTTCAAGTACAAGAATCGTGAATTTGACGTGGGTATTCGCTTTACATGGGACTTGACGGGTCTTGAAAAGGACGACAAGGTGGATTTCTTCGATCCTAGCGAGGGAAAATATCTTGAAGACGAAAATGGCGAAAAGCTTGTTCTCAAGAATAATACGAAGTGGATGTCGTTCCAGTTTGTGCTGAACTACTATCTGTTCTAATAAATTGATGCTCAAATGATTCTCGAATCTCCCTTTCGTTAGGGAGAATTTTTTTACAAAAAAATTTAGTCCAAAAGCCTGCTAAAAGCGTGTTTATATAGTAGAAGCCTTTTAGCAGGAGAAAAATGGATGAATCATAATCAAGTGGCTTTGTTCGCAAAGCCTGAATTTAATTTGATGCCGCGCGAAAAAATGGAATACGTTGGCGTCAGTGCCTTGAGCAATGAAGAATTGTTGGCAATTATTTTGGGGAGCGGTTGCCACGATTGCGATGTATTCGAGCTTGCTCGGCGGCTTTCCCAGTTCTTATCTACAGAAACATCGGTCCCGACGCTTGCGAGCCTCAAACGAATTCGTGGACTTGGAAAAGTTAAGGCGGCGCAAATCTTGGCGTGTCTTGAACTTTCGGGACGCTTTATTTTAAGCGACAAGGCGATTCCTGTTTCTGTTCCCGAAGATGTGCTTTCGCGGGTCTCGTACATGAAATACGAGTCGCAAGAACATTTAGTTTTAATTTCGTTGAACTCTGCAAATTTCATCATTCGCGTTCATGAACTCACGACTGGGCTTGTGAATCAGACTCCGGTGCACCCGCGCGAAGCCTTTGCTTTAGCCATCGAAGATAGGGCTGTGTCTGTTATCTTTGTTCACAATCATCCATCAGGTTCTTTGGAACCTAGTCCCGAAGACATGTCGATTACTCGGGTCCTTTGTGCATCGGGTAAAATTTTGCAAATCCCGGTTCTGGACCATATCATCATTGGTAAAAGTGGGTTTACAAGCATTTGCAGATGCTGCCCGGAAATCTTCGAAAGCTCTTTTTCTAAGTGAATTTGTGTAAAAAAAAAGAAATGAAATGGCGATTTTAAAGAAGTATGTATTATTTGTCAATTATTTTAACAGACAAAAAGTGCGGACTTTTTTTTAAAGAGTTATATTTCACTTAAACATTACTATGATAAGGACCTCTCTATGCAAGGGTAGGTCAAAATTAAGGAGACTCTATGAAACGAGTAGCAATGGGATTGGCTCTGGCAATGGCGGCATCCGCCTTTGCTGGTCATGCCAATACGATTAACAAGACGGGCTTTGTCGGTGTCAATAAGACACAGTCTGCCCAGTCTCTCGGTCATTCCAAGCTTGTATTTACGGCTTTGGGTGACTATACATTTGGCAATGACATGTTCAAGTCTGAAGGCGATTGGGCTTATCCTTTGGAATATGCACCCGCGAAGCAGAAGGCCGAAGTTGCTAGCTACAATGGTGTTAGTGCTTATGTTGGCTTGGCTATCGGTCTTTTGGACTACTTCGACATTGGTGTAACGTTGCCGGTCTTCTATGACCAGTTCAATGGCAATACGGTATGCTCTAATCAAGACATTGAAGCGAGAACCTGCAATGGAGATCCGCTCTCCTCTACAAAGAAAGGCTACATCGGTAACGTGACTGCTAGCTTGAAAGCTCGTGCTCCGATTCCGGCTGATGTGCCTGTCGATTTCGCAGCTTTCTTCAGATATTCTTTCAAGACATCCAAGAATACCAAGCAGGGTCTTTGGATTCGTGAACCGGAATACATTGCTAAGGAAACGGGTTATGCATTAGCATATGGTACAGCAAAGTCTGTCTTTACTGTCGGTGCTGCTTTGACGTTGGACCTTTCCAAGATTGATGCCATACCTCTCCTCGTTCACTTGAACGGTGGTTACCGCATGTCCATGGACAAGGCTTACTTGTCTTTCCCGTTTGCAAGCGCTGCTCTCGAATTCTACGTTCTTGACTTCCTCTCGTTCTTCGGTGAATTCTACATGGATATCCAGACCGACGACTTCGTATGGAACCATAGCAAGAACGCTAACAATGAAGATGTTGTCCTTCCGGAAAAGCTTGACATGAAGCAGGTTACGGGTGGTGCCGTGTTCCACTTGCCGATCGGTCTTGACATCCAGCTCGGTGCATCTGTTTATGTTGGCAATGACAATTATGTGCATTTTGCTAAGGTTCTTCAGAACGAAGAAAATATTAATACGGCTGGTGGCGTTACTGCAACCAAGACCCGCGTGAACCCGCAGATTGCTTTGTTCGGCGGCCTTACTTGGTCTGGCTTCCTTTCTCCGCAAGACCGCGATGGCGACGGTGTGGCTGACGGTGATGACCGTTGCCCGGATGACTATGGTCATCGTTTGAACGGCGGCTGCCCGATGGGTAACCCGGATAGCGACGAAGATGGTATCTGCGACGCTTGGGTTTCTGAAAAGGGTATGCTTGACGAATTCCGTAATGTTTGCGAAGGCATCGACCAGTGCCCGACCGAAAAGGGTAACAACTCCAATGGCTGCCCGTCTGATGATCCGGACCCGGATAAGGATGGCGTTTGCGATTCTTGGGTAAGCCAGAAGGGTCAGCTTGATCAGTTCAAGGAAATTTGCGAAGGTATCGACCAGTGCCCGGCCGAAGCTGGTACGCTCGTCAACAACGGTTGCCCGGAAGACAATCCGGACCCAGATGGCGACGGTCTCTGCTCTCCGTGGGTCACCGACAAGAACAAGCTTGATCAGTACACTGGCGTTTGCAAGGGCTACGACATGTGTCCGGGTGAAGCAGGTGCTGCCGGCAATAAGGGCTGCCCGTGGGATGATCCGGACAGCGACGGCGACGGCGTTTGCGATGAATGGGTTGTTCAGAAGAAGCTCGGTTACTACTTCGAAAAGGCTGCTGAAGACGAAGCTCTCGCTAAGGAATGGTTCATTGGCAAGTCCTGCAAGGGTCTTGACAAGTGCCCGCTCGAACACGGCGTGCCTGCATATGATGGTTGCCCGCTCCCGGATCCGGACCTTGACAAGGATGGCGTCTGCGATGCTTGGGTCACCGAAAAGAACATGTTCAACCTCTACGAAGGTGTCTGCGCTGGTCTTGACCGCTGCCCGAATGAAGCTGGCGATGACGGATTCGGATGCCCGAAGAAGAAGGCTGAAAAGCTCGAAGGTCTTACCTTCAAGAGCGGTAAGGCTACAATTTCCGCCAATGCTAAGAGAATCCTTAAGGGTGTTGCTCAGAAGCTCAAGGAAGACGAAGCTTACAAGGACCTCAAGATTGTGATCCAGGGTCATACCGACAACCGCGGTAAGGCTAAGAAGAACCTCAAGCTCTCTGATCGCCGCGCTAAGGCCGTTATGAAGCAGCTCACGAAGTTCGGCGTTGCTAAGAACCGCATCAAGGCTGTTGGTCTCGGCTCTACCTGCCCGGTTGACGACAACTCCACGGCAGAAGGTCGCGAAAACAACCGTCGTATTGAAATGCACTTCGTCACACCGGAAAATGACGGTATGAAGTGCGAAAGCAACTACGTTGGTGACTAATACCTTTTAGAGTCTCAAACAAAGCCCCGGGCGTAAAGCTCGGGGCTTTTCTTATAATCGCAGCTACGTTGCCATTTTATCATTCCCGCCTTGTGCGGGAGCTCTGTACTCATTTGCCTCGATCTGTCATCCTGAGCGCAGCGAAGTCGAAGGATTACCCTTACATGTCATTCCCGCCTTGTGCGAGAATCTCTTTTTCGATTTTCTACATTTGGCATATGACAAAACTTGATGAAATTTTGACCGCCAAAAACTTTAGCAATCACGACCTCGTGGAAATGCTCCCTGTGAACTTGAACCATAAGATGGTGCAGAAGGCGCGCCTCGGCAAGAAGCCCGTGCCCAAGCATACGCAGGATCTAATCTTGCAGGCTTTAAACAAACTCTTATTGCAAAACGCCGCCGAAGTCGAAGGCCAAGTTGCAAAGCAATACAAGCGCGTGGAAGTATTTGGAAGCGACGAAGTCGCATAGCTATGAGCGATGGGGGCGGCACGTTGTGCCTTTGAGCTCGCTTCGCTTGGACTGTTCTAATTACAATAAGCTCATACCCCATACCTCATACCCCTGTTTACTAACCACTAACCACTGTCTACTTCCGACTTCCTACTTCCTACTTTTATATAATTACAATATGCAGCAATACTTAGACCTTCTCCAAGATATTATCGATAACGGTGTGGATCGCTCCGACCGCACTGGCACTGGCACCCGTTCTGTTTTCGGTCGTCAGACGCGTTTTGACCTTTCCAAAGGCTTCCCGTGCTTAACGACCAAGAAGCTTCATTTGCGCAGTATCATTCACGAACTGCTATGGTTTTTGAAGGGCGATACGAATATCAAGTATCTGCACGATAACAAGGTTACGATTTGGGACGAATGGGCCGATGAAAATGGCGACCTGGGCCCGGTTTATGGTCATCAGTGGCGTTCTTGGCCGACGCCGGATGGTGGACATATAGACCAAATTGCGAATTTGATTAACAGCCTTAAGAACAATCCGGATTCCCGCCGTCACTTGGTTTGCGCTTGGAACGTTGCCGAAGTGGACAAAATGGCTTTGCCGCCGTGCCATTGTCTGTTCCAGTTTTATGTGGGCGGAGTCGGTGCATCGGGCAAGCGTAAGCTCAGTTGCCAACTTTACCAGCGCAGTGCTGATATGTTCCTCGGTGTGCCGTTCAACATTGCATCGTACTCGCTTTTGACGATGATGCTTGCTCAGGTCTGCGGTTATGAAGCGGGTGAGTTTGTCCATACGTTTGGCGACCTTCATTTGTACAGCAATCATTTTGATCAGGCTCGTGAGCAGCTTTCGCGTACACCGCGTGCGCTCCCGACAATGAAGATGAATCCTGATGTCAAGGATTTGTTCGATTTCAAGTTTGAAGATTTTGAACTTGTAAATTACGATCCGTGGCCGACCATCAAGGCTCCGATTGCGGTGTGATGAACTCTAGTATCGACTTTATAGGCGATATTCATGGGCACTACGATGAACTCGTGGTGCTCCTTAAAAAGTTGGGCTATCAGGAGCAGGGAGGCGCTTATCGCTTTCCGGGTAATGCTCGGACGGTTGTATTTTTGGGGGATTACATCGACCGCGGGAGTCAAGTTCGCGAAACGGTCAACCTTGTGCGTGCCATGCGTGATGCGGGTTCTGCTGTAGCGCTTATGGGCAATCACGAATTTAATGCGCTGAGTTTTTGGCACGAGAATGGAGCCGGTGGGCGACCTTTAAAATCAATTCGTGGCGGCTATTTGCGCGAACATACTTTTAACAAAGTAGCGATTCATGTGAAGACTGTCGAGAGTTATCGCGGGCGCAAAGACGAGTTCGCGGAAATGCTCGATTTTTTCAAAACGCTCCCGTTTTACTTGGAAACGGAAACATTCCGCGCGCAACACGCCTGCTTTGATTTGCATGGCGTACAAGTTCTCAAAGATTTGAATCTCCGTGCTTTTACGGATGGCAATTTTGATGAACTGATTGCACGTGCTAATGACCAATATAACGAATATGATGATTCGCTTTACGAGCCGCTTAGTTTGTTGTTGAAAGGTCCAGAATTGGATTTGCCGGATGGTCTCACGTTCCGGGATGCCGAAGGCGTGCTCCGTAAACGTACGCGTTTGCGCTGGTGGATTGACCCGAAAAATGCAAACTTGCAGGAGCTCAGTTTCCAACCGGGCGTGGAATTACCTCTGGTTGAAGTGCCGCAAGAAATTCATGAACTCGATTTCTATGGCGAAAATGAACGCCCTGTTTTCTTTGGACATTATTGGTTGACGGGATTCCCTGAACTTATTCGTGATAACGTTTGCTGCTTGGATTACAGCGTTGCTGGCTACCGCGGTGATGGGCGCCTTGTTGCATACCGTTTCGATGGCGAACAAAAACTCGATAACCAAAAGTTCGTCTCGGTCGCCGCCGGAACAGCATTATAAAAGCCCATACCCCATAGCCCAAAGCACCGAAGGTGCGACCCCATAGCTGATTGCCTTATTGCTATATTTATGGTATGCTACAATGGGATACGCTTCTTTCTGCAACGCGTTACGGTCACCCGGCCGATCCGGACCCGAACCGTTCTGACTTCCATCGCGATTACGACCGCATCGTTTTTTCTACAGCTTTTCGTCGCTTAGGCCGCAAGACTCAGGTTCACCCGTTCTCGGTGAATGACCATGTTCACAGCCGTCTTACGCACAGCCTTGAAGTTTCGAGTGTGGGTCGTAGCCTTGCGATTACGGTGTATCACTTGATTAAAAAGCATTTGCCGAAGTACGTGAACGAATACCAGTTTGGAACGATTGTGCAGTCGGCATGCCTCGCGCACGATATTGGAAACCCGCCGTTTGGCCATGCGGGCGAAGCGGCTATCCGTGAATGGTTCCGCAAGAATCGTCATTCCGCACCGATGTCCGAAATGAACGACAAGGAAATTGCGGACTTCGAAAATTTTGATGGCAATGCGCAAGGTCATCGTATTTTGAGCAAGCTGGAATACCACTTCCTTGATGGCGGTATGCGCCTTACGTATGCAACCATCGGCTCGATGATCAAGTACCCGCGATTGGCTTATTACGGTTGCCCGACGAGCTTGTTCAGAACCGAAGCTGAACTTTACCGTGAAACGGCGGAAATTCTTGGCATCCCAGAAATTGAAAACGGCGTGTGGGTGCGTCATCCGCTGGTGTACTTGATGGAAGCCGCTGACGACATTTGCTATTCGATTCTCGACGTGGAGGATGCTATTGAACTTGGCATTCTCACGTTTGGAGATGTGCGCAACATGTTCAGTTTTTTGTGCGGTCCGGAAGTGGATATTGACCGTGAATTCGAAGAAAACGGCCAGAACTTTAGAGACTTCCTCAGCAGTATTCGCGGGCGCGCTATCCAGAATTTGATTGATGACGTGGCCGTACTTTTCGTAAAGCATTATGACCGCATTATGGAAGGCTCGCTGGACAAGCACTTGATTGATCTTTCCCGTTCCGATACGATGGAAGGCATTCGCATTGCAAAGCGCTTGGGTGTTGAACGTATTTACCCGGACCGCCGCAAAACAGAGCTCGAAGTCGGTAGCTACACGACGCTTAGCACTGTGCTCGATGCGTTTATCAACGGCGTTTATGATTACCGCCAGAATGGTCGAAACTCGTACCGCGCCAATAGAATTGTACGCTTGATTGGACAAGCAAAAATTGGCCAAAGTGTGACAACTGCCGAAGCGTACCATCAGGTGCTCGACTTTGTAAGCGGCATGACGGACAATTACGCCACGTATTTGGCTCGCCAAATTGGTGGCCTTGCCATGGGTTATTAAAAGTTTTCAGGGGTGTTGCGAAGTGAGTGCGCTGGATATCGGCATCAAAAACGACGCTTCGAAAATTTGGTTGTTCGATTATGACCTCACGCTTTACGGCGAAGAGGAACGTTTTGTTCTAAATTCGCTCGACCACCGCATTGCTGAATTTGTCCAAAAAACGGTTGGCGGAACATTCGAAACCGCAACAGAAATCCGCAAGGATTATCTGCATCGTTTTGGTACAACGCTTTCGGGACTCATGGCGATGAACGGAACGGCGCCTGATGATTTCTTTGACTTTATCCATGAACCGGAGTACTTAGTTTACCCAAAAGTATCGCCCGAAAAATTTACTTTGCTAAAGTTGCTTACGGGGCATCGCTTTGTGTTTACGAATGGGCGAGGGGACTGGAGCCGCGCCGGCATGGCACGCATGGAAATTGCGCCTGCCATTGAAGATGTTTTTGACCTCAAGCTCATGGATTGGGAAGGAAAACCGCATGCAAGCGCTTACGAAAAAATTGAAAAATGGCTTGTGGCGCGAGGTGTTTTGAATAAAGACGCTAAGGATAAGTCTCAAATTGTGCTGTTAGAAGACTCGCTTCGCAATTTGGAACCCGCTCACGAACGCGGTTGGACAACGATTCTTGTGAATCCGAACGTACAAGCGCCCGATTGGGTGGATTTTCATATCCCGCATTTACTAAATTTACGGGAGAAGTTAATTGAATTTAGTGATTAGTATGCAGTGGTTAGTAAACAGGTATGAGGTCGCTTCGCTCTGGGGGCGTGCTAAAGCACTTTGGGCACGCTTCGCTTTGGGTGGTTGCTTATGCTTGTTTGCCCAAAGCACCCCTTCGATGAAACTCAGGGTAAACTCCGGTGCGACCCCATAACCCCAACCCCCATAGCTCTATGCTCGACTTACTTTCCATGGATTTTATGCAGAACGCCCTGATTGCAGCGGTGCTTGTGGCCATTGCTTGCGGCGTGATGGGAACGTACGTCGTCGTAAACCGCCTCGTTTCGCTTTCGGGCGGTGTGGCGCATGCTTCGTTCGGCGGTGTTGGGCTTGCGTGCTTTATCGGTTTTTCGCCAATGCTTGGTGCGCTTGGTTTTGCTTTGGCTTGCGCGATGCTTATGGGCTCGCTCACTTGGCGCGACCGCAAACATGCCGATACTTTTATCGGGATTATCTGGGCTGCGGGCATGGCGCTTGGCGTGATTCTCACGGATTTGACGCCGGGCTACAGTGGTGAAATGATGAGCTTTTTGTTCGGTAGCCTTTTGACCGTGCCAACGGAACTACTTTGGTGGATGGGCGCGTTGCTTGTATTCATCTTGGCTTCTGTTTCCATTTGTTACCGCAACTTTCTTTCAATTTCGTATGACCCGGAATTTGCGCGTGTTCGCGGCATTCCTGTGCTGAACTATTACATGCTTTTGATCGCGTTGATTGCGCTTACGGTCGTAATTGCGGTGCAGGCGGTGGGCATGATTCTTGTAATTGCGCTTTTGACAATTCCTGCGTATATCGCTGAATGTTATGCCAAGAATTTGCTCCAGATGATGGTGATTTCGGTTCTGGTTTCGCTTGTGCTTGTGGTTCTTGGACTTTTGGTCGCGTGCCAGTTCAATTTTGTTGTTGGGCCTACGATTATTGCAGGCGGAGTTGTTCTGTATCTGCTTAATTTTGCAGTAAAAAAGATTATTAAAAAATAGGAGAGGGAAAATGTTTTCTAAATGGCGTATTTCGATCGCTTTCTTGTGTTCGTTCATGGCTACATCGGCGTTTTCTGCCGTTGCCCGTAATTCGTTTGACAACATGGATGTTAAAACGTCTTATTCTGAACTGCTGCAAGAGAAAAATGCTCGTAACGATTCGCTTTTGCCGGCGTTCGATGGTGACAAGGCTTTTGCCGAAGTGCTCCGCTTGAATCCGAATTTCTGGAGTTTGGGTAGCGCCATCAACAAAGAAGAATCTCTTGTGACAAAGCTTCACGTCAGTTTGATTTTTGTAGATGGTACTCGCGAAGACCCGTTCTGCGAACTCGATAAGGATGCCAAAAATACGGCTGATGAATGGAACGTGCGCATCGGTGCGGACTTTGTTTCGGCAGGCTCGAATACTGTGCATATTCACGTGCAACAGTGCTTGGACTATGTTCGCGACCAGCTTGGTTATGCTATCAAGAAGGGTGACAAAATTATCCATGTCCCGCCCAAGGAAACTCTTGAAAAAATCAAGAAGAGCGAAATTCCGGATGCCATTGATATTGATTTGCAACAAACTCTCTTGAAGGCTCACGAAGATGTGAATCTCACCGGCAAATGCCCCAAGGATATCGAAGCCTACATCATCCTCATGAATGTCTATAATCAAGTCAAGAACTTGAAGATGGACTACGTTGTCATCAATGATCAGTTGAACAAGCACCGCAATGGCGGCTCTCGCGTGCAGTCATGCGCTTTCAGCCGCGAATGGAACAAGCGCTATCAAGAAAGCGCCAGCTTCGAATGCGATATCGATAATGACCGTTGCACCTACCGCCAAGAAAACGATGGCGATACCGAATGGTCTATCAACTACGAAAAAGACCGCTTTGAATACATCAACAAGAAGTTCCTCTTCTTCAATCGTAATCCGATGAGCATCCACAAGGGCGGCACGATGATGGACTTGCGCCTCATCCGCCTCTCTACGACACTTTATCTAGAAGCCTACATCAACTTGAAGGGTGAACCTGTGACGCTCGGCCTTATCGTTGTTCCTGGCGACAAGAGCCTCAAGGATTACGAAGACGATCGCCCGTCTTACGAAGAATCCCGCGAAATGATGGAATAATTTTGATTTGTCATTCCCGGCTTCGATCGGGAATCGCTTTTTTTATTGAGAAAATCACAAAAACATCACAAAGTACACTGGAAGGTACAGTGTATTTCTCTTTTGGACAATATCAGGGCTGTTTGAAAGTACAATTCCCATTTGAACGTTGCCTGTTTTTTGCAAATTGTTGAGTGCGCTGTGGATGGTGAAATCTCGTCCTGACTTGACTTCAATAGGAACTGCCGTTAGAGCATCATAATTGTCGATTAAAAAATCAACTTCACCTTTTAGACGGTTGTCGTAGTAATACAGTTTTTTCCCGTGGGCGTTCAATTCGCTCGCAACAACGGTTTCGTAAATGGCACCTAGGTTTATGCTAGGAATATCGCTCATCACGGCGTTGATGTTGTTGCCGTAAAGAATACCTGTCAAAATACCTACATCGTTGAGGTAAAGCTTTAATAAATTCTTTGTGGTGGATTGAACTAATGGAAATTTGATGTCTGTAATCGCTG is a genomic window of Fibrobacter succinogenes containing:
- a CDS encoding metal ABC transporter permease gives rise to the protein MLDLLSMDFMQNALIAAVLVAIACGVMGTYVVVNRLVSLSGGVAHASFGGVGLACFIGFSPMLGALGFALACAMLMGSLTWRDRKHADTFIGIIWAAGMALGVILTDLTPGYSGEMMSFLFGSLLTVPTELLWWMGALLVFILASVSICYRNFLSISYDPEFARVRGIPVLNYYMLLIALIALTVVIAVQAVGMILVIALLTIPAYIAECYAKNLLQMMVISVLVSLVLVVLGLLVACQFNFVVGPTIIAGGVVLYLLNFAVKKIIKK
- a CDS encoding porin family protein → MKKIILASAIAFMCLSSNAFAEDDGYGNDIPPARSEGTVDDGYGNKLPANNEPEYKSFEEARASSNGSSSGSSTSADAPIFNIGFHLGFGFGNLLSYPSNPLYTEYMGKKEDWTNYSFDVGGIFKYRVNNMLMVVPEVNLGVGIMTRETESGRHWFLGDYKVSENRAFINVNVPLMARFTPIKYLYLEAGARLNFNFTTVHTQDITDKDGNPYEVCFAGECKKMSDELEEWKVSSFIPSAVAGIGASFKYKNREFDVGIRFTWDLTGLEKDDKVDFFDPSEGKYLEDENGEKLVLKNNTKWMSFQFVLNYYLF
- a CDS encoding deoxyguanosinetriphosphate triphosphohydrolase encodes the protein MLQWDTLLSATRYGHPADPDPNRSDFHRDYDRIVFSTAFRRLGRKTQVHPFSVNDHVHSRLTHSLEVSSVGRSLAITVYHLIKKHLPKYVNEYQFGTIVQSACLAHDIGNPPFGHAGEAAIREWFRKNRHSAPMSEMNDKEIADFENFDGNAQGHRILSKLEYHFLDGGMRLTYATIGSMIKYPRLAYYGCPTSLFRTEAELYRETAEILGIPEIENGVWVRHPLVYLMEAADDICYSILDVEDAIELGILTFGDVRNMFSFLCGPEVDIDREFEENGQNFRDFLSSIRGRAIQNLIDDVAVLFVKHYDRIMEGSLDKHLIDLSRSDTMEGIRIAKRLGVERIYPDRRKTELEVGSYTTLSTVLDAFINGVYDYRQNGRNSYRANRIVRLIGQAKIGQSVTTAEAYHQVLDFVSGMTDNYATYLARQIGGLAMGY
- a CDS encoding pyrimidine 5'-nucleotidase, with the translated sequence MSALDIGIKNDASKIWLFDYDLTLYGEEERFVLNSLDHRIAEFVQKTVGGTFETATEIRKDYLHRFGTTLSGLMAMNGTAPDDFFDFIHEPEYLVYPKVSPEKFTLLKLLTGHRFVFTNGRGDWSRAGMARMEIAPAIEDVFDLKLMDWEGKPHASAYEKIEKWLVARGVLNKDAKDKSQIVLLEDSLRNLEPAHERGWTTILVNPNVQAPDWVDFHIPHLLNLREKLIEFSD
- the radC gene encoding DNA repair protein RadC produces the protein MNHNQVALFAKPEFNLMPREKMEYVGVSALSNEELLAIILGSGCHDCDVFELARRLSQFLSTETSVPTLASLKRIRGLGKVKAAQILACLELSGRFILSDKAIPVSVPEDVLSRVSYMKYESQEHLVLISLNSANFIIRVHELTTGLVNQTPVHPREAFALAIEDRAVSVIFVHNHPSGSLEPSPEDMSITRVLCASGKILQIPVLDHIIIGKSGFTSICRCCPEIFESSFSK
- a CDS encoding thymidylate synthase, translating into MQQYLDLLQDIIDNGVDRSDRTGTGTRSVFGRQTRFDLSKGFPCLTTKKLHLRSIIHELLWFLKGDTNIKYLHDNKVTIWDEWADENGDLGPVYGHQWRSWPTPDGGHIDQIANLINSLKNNPDSRRHLVCAWNVAEVDKMALPPCHCLFQFYVGGVGASGKRKLSCQLYQRSADMFLGVPFNIASYSLLTMMLAQVCGYEAGEFVHTFGDLHLYSNHFDQAREQLSRTPRALPTMKMNPDVKDLFDFKFEDFELVNYDPWPTIKAPIAV
- a CDS encoding metallophosphoesterase; this encodes MNSSIDFIGDIHGHYDELVVLLKKLGYQEQGGAYRFPGNARTVVFLGDYIDRGSQVRETVNLVRAMRDAGSAVALMGNHEFNALSFWHENGAGGRPLKSIRGGYLREHTFNKVAIHVKTVESYRGRKDEFAEMLDFFKTLPFYLETETFRAQHACFDLHGVQVLKDLNLRAFTDGNFDELIARANDQYNEYDDSLYEPLSLLLKGPELDLPDGLTFRDAEGVLRKRTRLRWWIDPKNANLQELSFQPGVELPLVEVPQEIHELDFYGENERPVFFGHYWLTGFPELIRDNVCCLDYSVAGYRGDGRLVAYRFDGEQKLDNQKFVSVAAGTAL
- a CDS encoding OmpA family protein, whose amino-acid sequence is MKRVAMGLALAMAASAFAGHANTINKTGFVGVNKTQSAQSLGHSKLVFTALGDYTFGNDMFKSEGDWAYPLEYAPAKQKAEVASYNGVSAYVGLAIGLLDYFDIGVTLPVFYDQFNGNTVCSNQDIEARTCNGDPLSSTKKGYIGNVTASLKARAPIPADVPVDFAAFFRYSFKTSKNTKQGLWIREPEYIAKETGYALAYGTAKSVFTVGAALTLDLSKIDAIPLLVHLNGGYRMSMDKAYLSFPFASAALEFYVLDFLSFFGEFYMDIQTDDFVWNHSKNANNEDVVLPEKLDMKQVTGGAVFHLPIGLDIQLGASVYVGNDNYVHFAKVLQNEENINTAGGVTATKTRVNPQIALFGGLTWSGFLSPQDRDGDGVADGDDRCPDDYGHRLNGGCPMGNPDSDEDGICDAWVSEKGMLDEFRNVCEGIDQCPTEKGNNSNGCPSDDPDPDKDGVCDSWVSQKGQLDQFKEICEGIDQCPAEAGTLVNNGCPEDNPDPDGDGLCSPWVTDKNKLDQYTGVCKGYDMCPGEAGAAGNKGCPWDDPDSDGDGVCDEWVVQKKLGYYFEKAAEDEALAKEWFIGKSCKGLDKCPLEHGVPAYDGCPLPDPDLDKDGVCDAWVTEKNMFNLYEGVCAGLDRCPNEAGDDGFGCPKKKAEKLEGLTFKSGKATISANAKRILKGVAQKLKEDEAYKDLKIVIQGHTDNRGKAKKNLKLSDRRAKAVMKQLTKFGVAKNRIKAVGLGSTCPVDDNSTAEGRENNRRIEMHFVTPENDGMKCESNYVGD